A segment of the Vanessa cardui chromosome 22, ilVanCard2.1, whole genome shotgun sequence genome:
aAATCAGCAGTTCTTCGCCGGACTTCAAGTTTTTCTTTGAACACGTGGCCTACACTgactaattttttatttcagttcaatatgtaaagttcaaatttattaattaactagttGGAACGCTTGTCAGGGATTGGTCGTATGGTGTACACTCATGACGTATTCCATACCATATTCATTTCCATCAAAAGCGTATCACACAGAGTTActgtctcatttataatatgagttcGGATTAGTAAAGTTgtctaaatattattagttgtatatttgtttgattGTCACACCTTAACTACTCACCTTAATTAAACGGCTTACACGTTCAGAGCCACAGGAAAGGACATTGTATACAGAGGCGGGTGAAGCCGCGGAAACTACTAATACAATTccatattttagtttttttttttaattggcattatttatttgatttaatgtattgtatatactCTGTGccttaataaaatgaaactaaacaATGCCAAATGAACCGTTGAGTCATATTGTTGACGTTTCGCGTTTTGTCTGTGGTATTGACATCGATCTGTATTTATCCATTTCGATGACTAAGCCGGGCCGAAGCGGCTATACTACATTACGATATCCAAGATACGAATATCCTAGGAACAGATAAGCTAGCACTATAGAACACGTGGATTATAATCTAAAAAACGCCGTTTCCAATTTAGgcacataattttttaattaactttattaagaggcgagatggcccagtgggttcaaacccaggcaagcaccactatatatatgtgcttaatttgtgtttataattcatttcgtgttcggcggtgagggaaaacatcgttaggaaacctgcatgtgtctaatttcatttaaattctgccacatgtgcattccaccaacccgcattggaacagcgcggtggaattatgttccacaccctctgcttaatggaagaggaggccttctcccagcagtgggaaatttacaggctgttactttattataaaatactagttgtcgcctgcggcttccCTCGCGTTTAAGGAGGTCATTTGTTACGTGTTACCCAAAAAGCTAACGACCTACCCCACTTattatgtatcgttatattatgaccaaattacattacattatacattgtagcctatgtgttactcttatgtataacctatattactgtaaaattttatccaaatccGTCCAGTAGTTTGTTCATGAAAgattaacaaacatacatacatctatactcacaaactttcgcatttataatattatagtaggaTTAGTAGGACTAGTAGGATTATACCATCAGTAGTAAGTAGAAAAGTAGTATGGCATTTGGTGAGTGCCACGCTACTAAAGTAATTCAGTCGCCTCGTTATTTCAGTCAGTGCAACACTGTttactacataaataatataagcttGAAACATCTCCAAGaagtttctatttaaaaaaaaaaaaactaaaatcgaAAAACCCTTGAAACATGACCGCGAAAAGaagtttctattaaaaaaaaaaaaaaaactaaaatcgaaataaatattaaaaagccgAACCACCGAATCTCTCAACGCTCTGCCGCTAATTAATTATAAGGCAGGTGCAAACGTTTTCGAGTAATCTCCCGAAAGTAGTATCGACCAGTAATGTCGTACTTAGGTTTTATTACACGTCTAGACTCTAGACTAGCGCTCAGGTGGcgctatgtaataataaacacGAATGTATGAACTATACTAGCCaacataacaaatttattaaaaaaaaaaaacaattatactcatttaaaatcatttatcacAGATTATGatctaatttcatatttaagatAACGTTGATTAccataagtacatatatacgaTGTATATTGTTTGATTACgcaaacagattaaaaatatatttttgataaaaacataAGGAGGAAATGAGCattgattttaatcaaataaattgtacaaaaGTGATGAGAATACTATTAGTTTTAGAATCATTTAAAACTTTGGGTCGAACTCACTCTGAACTCACAATTATTTCGAACAAGCATACAAACAAgactgtatatttatttatttatttatttattctttattgcacccaatcttacaactaaaaaataacattttagttacataaaagttgcatgaggtgcaacaggcggccttatcgctaagcagcgatctcttccaggcaacctttgggtaaaggatcatgatattaatattaatgggaAGGGTACAATAACTGTataatagaccgggagatgataatgacaaaatatttggtcatttgtaccagtatggcggttcttcaggggtctagtCGTAGTTGTCGCGATCGCGTGGGcgttaatcgaacgcgtcggaaaaataacgagtgtcgaacgatttgttccacaaaaatgcttgtattttcagacaGTCGAAAATAGATAGCCTGCCACAGGTATGGCATTATCAGACTTCAGACATCAGGTGCAAGCGCTACggccatcattttcctttttgcctttacgtgacccctgaagaaccgccatactggtacaaatgaccaaatattttgtcattatcgtCTCCCGGTCTATAAGTGTTATATTTATCAAACCTTTCGCCAATCTACTGGATATCTCATAAAACAGCAAGATCATTAGAAACTTAGGACAGGTTGAATTTTCTTTCCGAGTTAATAAAAGTTGCATTATCAGAAATATCCTGGACTTTAGAATAAATCAGTGCACTCAAGGAACATAattttagttcctaaggttagtgAGGGTTTTGGTAatgaaagaaatggttaatatttcttagagctgTTGATGAATATTGGTGACTATCTATATCTaccttacatattttattaagaaagatGAACTTACTACACAATATTTGGTATTGTTTTATCTGAAGTACAGATTTCTTCGCGTTGTTTTCAACGCCAAGCAATAAAACTTAGTTCAGGTGTGTTCCGATTTAAATtctgagtgggccagtgtaaatacagacaCAAAAGACTTGATATCTTATTTGCCAAGTTCGGTAGAGCATTGGCATTACAATAATGgtaaaaattacaaagtttataatcttaaaaatcgaatttattaCAAGACTACTAGCAATAACAGACATTTCTTGTATGAAAGGTACTAggtaagtattttttatctttctAATTCTATGTTATCGTAAGATTAATgtcaatattcaattaattattctttttaaatataagtcaatgtaacatttaattcaaaatgaattactgatattttattgtttatgtataaaataatatttgttttgcttAATTCATCGAAAAATgtctgttattatattattaaagcctataaaatacttacttttgtattataaatattattaaaattaacttgttttgtttaatatttgatggattatttataaatattaatttaaataacgattcactCATTCATTCATAGCGCTCATAAAACCTACTGGAGTAAAGAATGTTTTGTTCACGATTTACATTATACATTCAATTTACATTAAGCTATAGAATAGgtacaacataaaattaaagaataatggTTAGATTTCAAATACAATGTTAAGGTATGTTGAACAATAAACAAAACCAAATGTAGACGTCGAGTCAGTCAGTCAGAGTCAGTCAGGATTTACCAATAGACTAAGTaggcctagggcggcagatttagagtccaaatttgttattaatttacagaaataaaaaaaaaacttataattatatgtatacacattacgtccatAATCCGTATACTTGTCACTACATAACGGGAAAacccgatgtaatgaggacaatagaacacaaatcataaatgttgcaaaaaaagtaggggcggcaaaaattgaatagcctacttgCCTACTAGCGggagatttgtaaatccgccactgcgtGGAGTATACCTATACCTTAAAAGTAACTCAGTAGTACTTTAACGACTTTTGAAGCTTCTGTAACGTGTGTCCTGTCAATTcagtttttcaaatatttcagtCATAACTCATAGCAGTATGTCAAACACATAGAAACAAAGCATGTTGTTCTAGGTCTTAACCTAGGTTTAACAAGAAAATTACTACTATACttatcttcaaaatttaattgagtttataATATCAACCTTACCGATAAATCTCATTCATTCGTGTCTCCATCCCACGTGATTTTGGCGAAATAACTGTGTCCTGTCGACACATCTAACAGCCATaaaactaagaatttaattgaatagaaACAAATTAAGAcggtttgaatatttttattaacataaatgaaACAATGAGGTGAAGTTATCCGTGTAGTTTGCTAAGTTCTTCTGCATTCCGTGCAATGAGAACTGGTACGATACACTTGTAATGTTGTTGAACACGAACTTCATGCTTATGTGactctgaaaaaaaaattaaaattcaagtcTGGTAACACAGAAATCAAAGTCAATTGCGTCCGCCATGATGAGAAGCTAAAGGCGGCACTTCACTTGGtccaacaataacagcctgtaaatttcccactgctaggttaatgcctcctctcccttttggaaaatattcccctacgctgttccattgcgagttggtagaatgcacatgtggcagaaattctatgatatatcacatgcaggtttcctcacgatattttccttcaccgccgagcacgagataaattatgaacacaaattatgcacatgaatcaacggtgcttgtttaggtttgaatccgcaatcataggttaagatgcatgcgttcaaACCACATaacagggccatctcggctcacttgGTCCATTTTGATCGAACTAAACATTTGTAATCTTATAAACGTCAAACGTGCGTTTATTTAAACATGATTTCTCTCCTTTGAGATTATTGCTTTGACATTACAAGAATATACATACTCGTAAGTTTAGATAGTCGCTCCTTCACGGATTAACCTATAAATTTTGTTGACAGTTATAGGTTAAGTTGATTTAATTAACGTAAGTGTTATCCACACTGAATACgcaaataaatataccaaaatatattcttattttaaatggaaTCTTCAACAATAACCGTTTCTATTATTTGACTAAAACCCGATGGAAAAATGTATTTGGCATTTGCGTTGTTTACATATTTGTGCAAACAAAGCAAATAACCCTTTAACGCTGAGCTCGATTAATTGATTATGAAACAAGTATTACAAGTGCAGTGTTTACAGatctataataacatattaatgttaattaaatatatattttatataaatttgttatctGTGTAATTATGCATCTGTCATCTCGAGTGACACATATCGCAAAAGCGcgggaaattaaaatatataaaaatatacgtgtTGAAAACGGTGTGTGTGTTCGcagtgatttaaaaataatatttttagatccagaagtaggaagtactTTAAGctctaaaataattaactttaatttaaaatagcaatCAATCGAATACaacagaaaaacatttagtctacaacacaaataaccatcaataatcacattacaccgtaataattatattcgccatctcaatgtgtcagccacgaatctcccgcctttttttaagggaagctgtgtgacttgacgcagacgttgcttgtttattccaacaatatatatttaatctgttacCCTCGTTTTCAGTGATTATATGATGTCTAAAGACAATTAAATCAAACCAAAGGGTCATCTCGAAAATGTGCAGGTACTAGgacatcttaaaaatattactaatgttttatttacattaagcgTAGTTAGTAgagtactatttatattaatagaagatcagagatggcccagtggttagaacgcgtgcatctcataTTAGACAAACCccacttaatattcatgtgcttaatttgaggaaacctgcatgtttctaatttaatagaaatgttgccacatgtgtattgcatcAACCCGCACTGGAAGAGTGTGGTggatatatgttccaaacccagggagaagaggccttagcccagcagtgggaaattaacaggctgttgttgtaatactAATCGATGTAAATTGAATAGGCTacttgacaatgcgaaaaataaattatgaattattgtagtcagtgtatattatgagtttaaaaatggttattcactaacaaaagttgaaaataatacttaatttattcaaaaatccataaataaaaatgcaaattttcaaacgtttgtcacgtgacacaaaacactcctgattggccgggcttatgatgaagtcactttcttgtaaactttgcttttctacgatatgtaccacagattaaaaaacagcaaagtgacgtcaccgaccccattgcagcgccatattttccaagtagcgtttttgcgctctatttaaatatggaatttttaatatgatatttttcgacaaatttGTACTAGAAgataaaaacacaacttttactggattccttaaataatataaaatggattttaaaaaccagtcaaatagtctattattATGAATACGTTACCTGTAACATTCCACCTTCAGTTATATAGCCTTTGCTAGACACTCCGTCGTGTCTTACAATGACTTTAAGTTTTGTCAGAATGTACCCAAAGTCCTCGGTCGCGTCGTATCTGTGCTAAAATATGACATCGAATTGTTAAGAACaatatcttggtggtagggctttgtgcaagcccgtctgattaggtaccacccactcatcagttattttaccgccaaataacagtactcagtatcgtgtaactacagacacaagggacataacatcttagttcccaaggttggtggcacattgacgatgtaaggaatagttaataatcttacagcgtcattgtctatgggtgatgatgaccacttaccatcaggtggcccatatgctcattcgccaacctataccataaaaaaaaaagaatatatatgtcaatgtcaataaaatatcgtaataataaacaaataacattttatattattctagtCGTCGCCCATGGATCCGCTCGCATTTTAGCTGTGTTgatatgtgttaggcaaaagagGTAGgactatgtccttccttggagatcATGTTTACTTGACACCTAATtcaatcaaattcggttcattggttcgtgaaaaagcgacagacagacagacagagagtcgagatggcccagtggttagaacgcgagcatcttaaccgatgattgcgggttcaaacccaggcaagcaccactgattcatgtgcttaatttgtctttataattcatctcgtgctcagcggtgaagggaaacatcgtgaggaaacctgcatgtgacaaattttatagaaattctgccacatgtgtattccattggaacagcgtggtggaatatgttccaaaaaccttctcctcaaagggagaggaggccttttgcccagcagtgggaatttacaggctgttgttgttgtagacgTGGAAAGTGTAAAAGTAGTAAGTGTGGAAGTTTTGAAGACCTATGTCATTTGTCGATGGAATGTGACAAGACTCAGAAAGAGAGAAAGTTACTTTTATGtagtttaaatgtatattaattcaatcttagattttttcaaaatattctgGCAGATCCTTCGTCAGAATCTGCTAGAATGCTCCTGGAGttctacttaatataaattaatattaaataatgtcaaaaccAAAGGAAAAGGGTACAATCGGACTGACGTACCTATGCTGGACAAAAGtcccaaaataaataagattaaaaaaaacatgaatatagattatattacatCATAAGTAACAACTCTCACGAGATGACTTAGTGTGCGTGATTTGACTAATGTAAGAATAAAGACGACAAAAAGTACAAATtcgattatgtttgttaatgcACGATAATTTAATATGGAGGCGGATTCGTGACCCcacagatatataaattatttcttctttGAAAAGGCAAAGGTATTCCACTATGCAGCCTTGACATTTAATTGTAAGAATATAACTGTGTTCAGCCTTAGGCAAATCATAGATAAGTAATAATTAcagtttcaaaaataatttatctggCATTACatcttatatcaaaataatcatCATCACTTGTCAGATACCTTACGTTATTTAATTCCATGTTCCAAGATTTATTTTCTGTACTTAATATATGCTGTAATCGTATAGAATTAAGACATTGTCACATCGTGGTAAAGATAGTTTTTAATAGTATCTCTGATTATCCATTGGTGACTTTGGGTACaagtaaggctttgtgcaagtccgtctctATAAGTCAGTGAACAGATATTTTACCTCTAAaaagtttgtatttgtttttagaaacaatttttagtttggagggtgagtgagtaACACTTTAACATCGAGTGGTCCAAACGCCTGTCCTATTATTAATGTGTTTCCGTTAGTCTGTTTATTTTGGAAGTTTATAATCAATAATGGAAATgtggaaaaaaatcaaaatcaaaataaactttattcaagtgggcttttacaagcacttttgaatcgtcatttaacgattaagtgaagctaccaccggtttggaaagattccaccgagaagaaacggcaagaaactcagtagttactctttttcaacattaaaaaaatcataaaacagGCATATACAGTcttgtattttacaaatttaaatcaaCTAAGGCGTGGGGCAAAGCACACAATAGTAACGGGATTTCCTGAACAATGGTTTTGATACCTGTTTAACCCACTAAAATACTCtagaaaaatcatcaaaattttcATGTCAAAGAGTACTTAGCAAGTACTCAAGTttttgtaaaaactttttataataaataaaaaaaaactgtttttctGTTGCGAAATTCTCCTTTGCTCCGGATAACATGTAATTCTGTTGGTATAgcagttaaaatattttcgatcaTGTCAGATTTAGTGTGTTATCGGGCTATGAGAGTGAAGAGATCTCTCTTCAGAAGAGACAGCATCTGTGTTTGCGCACACAGTGcatcataatattatgttcgtgaaagagcgtcaaacagacaaacagacagttactttcacatttatctatagattcaataaatattttttactcaatgcatatgtatttatacacgccacatatagcaaaataacatttttttcaatttttgtctgtccgtctgtttgttccggctaatgtctggaacagctggaccgattttgacggtattttcactggtagataactgatataataaggagtaactaagttATActcacaataatattttttttgttaaattcaatcgcgTACAAGGcagcgggcacagctagtaatattaatatagaatatagatgTCCAACTAGGTTTgtcctaatattataattaactaagattattcaaactcaaatttaattaacaatacttACATTTTCCGAAGGATAACTCAGATTGAGAGTTACGTCTTGCGCGGGAAAAGTCCAAGCTCTCGTTCCAAATAGTAGAAAGTCGGATTCTGTAAGTTatcgaaaagaaaatataaaaacaaacggcattaaatatttacattttacttttttacaaatgttttaatgtaattgatAATTTCCCTTTAGGCTGAAGAAAAAGCACGAATATATACGGTATGTAAATTGtcgttattacaataaatttataacgcAATATTgtaaagtgaatttattttgctaatatatttaaaaggagACAgagcatatttttataaacaaaattagcaaaagacataatatatacatatatatttctattatttaaaaaaaaaacaacatgtaGAGTCTGGCAGGCAAATTTAGTTCTTTACcagagaaataataataaaaaaagtgatatCAACTCTTCCAGTCattcgatattaaaataaaatttaacttaccTCCTTCGATTTCTGCTCgacagtaatatttttgtacagtCTTAAATAGCGAGCCACTCAATATTTCACCACCACCAATAAAATTGATTTCGTCATCTTTTATCTCCGATAAATACGAAACGTCCTCTTTCAAATCCGTCACTGGCTGACTGGACAAGCACAcgcgaaaaaaataaaaaagaattattatctttttcatAATAACCTCTTTTCATAATAAACCTTTTTTGATGCGTTCGTTTTGTTTTACTGtagcaaaataatttaaacagactaaattattaacatttcagACATAACGAAATTAATGAATGCtaataatcatataattaattacagaaaCAGACCAATATCGAGTAACGATAATATTTATGCTCTTatcagataataattaaaaagaagtgTCACGTAATAGTGAAGATACGATTAAATTGAGCTATCGTTTGTAATTGAACACATATTGAGTAAGGAAGTCTTACGATTGACtatcatttgtattttgtatcattatcttctaaataaatctaatttaatatcCTGTATTCGTCCTAAAACTATTCAACTGATTGTGGAACTTTGGCAATGTGTTCTGCGAATGCCAGTGGAAACATCGAACTGGAtggttatttaaaatcaaaatcataatatactttaatcaagCAGAGTTTAACAATTTTTGAATCATTAAAAGTCTGACaaagtggtagcttcactcaatataGCTAattcagtgaagctaccaccgattcggaatgtagattagAACTATCAAGAATATCAGTAGTTACTAGTTTTTCGacgtagaatatttattaagtggGTGGTCCTACCCAAATGTCTAAGACAATTTCTAGTCCATCAGTCGGACAAACGATGGCTAGTATACCTATCTTGATGTGGCGTGGTGAACCTATTACAgatgcataaaaataaatagatgtacagtcggggtaagaaaaggttcgtcaccttaagatctattttcgtatactcagtatgagcgatattctgctttaccgattgagaattgCGTtgtaatgatttgatgtttagattcaaaaggtactatgagattaagacttgataaaggaattcatTGAAAACTGACGTAGGtattcttactct
Coding sequences within it:
- the LOC124539330 gene encoding uncharacterized protein LOC124539330 → MKKIIILFYFFRVCLSSQPVTDLKEDVSYLSEIKDDEINFIGGGEILSGSLFKTVQKYYCRAEIEGESDFLLFGTRAWTFPAQDVTLNLSYPSENHRYDATEDFGYILTKLKVIVRHDGVSSKGYITEGGMLQSHISMKFVFNNITSVSYQFSLHGMQKNLANYTDNFTSLFHLC